One genomic segment of Amycolatopsis sp. Hca4 includes these proteins:
- a CDS encoding 2-isopropylmalate synthase has product MPIIDVVRETALAGRLVLWEESARDGAQGKTLMSAGFRVELARAQGAVFGADGPRHVVFAAGFPAVCREEFDATRRVALEASDAVSPAAVCRATSADVLQACRAVQGAAHARIMIVVPASDEIADAMVHRTAAEALRDAVDLVRLVRDSGTGVIPDVCFADAPRADIALMAAAAGELTAAGAGLIIVADTTGDLLPARAGRLFARLRAQAGPAVVFVTHLHNDLGLGLANTLEGVRAGVRGVSSSWLGVAERSGMVATEQLLFLLAHRTAELLGDDADLWHTAPDLTRLPAIARAVAGETGLPLSVTTPIVGTGVGTISTGTPFVRPATFQPFDPEAVLGIAPTVLLTHLASGRVVRSVAARLGYELTREETTTALEWVKSEAYRRNHPVIPDADFAEFLATRREPAAV; this is encoded by the coding sequence ATGCCGATCATCGATGTCGTGCGCGAAACAGCGCTGGCCGGGCGGCTGGTGCTGTGGGAGGAGTCCGCGCGCGACGGCGCTCAAGGCAAGACGCTCATGAGCGCGGGCTTCCGCGTGGAGTTGGCGCGCGCCCAGGGCGCCGTGTTCGGGGCGGACGGGCCCCGTCACGTGGTGTTCGCGGCCGGCTTCCCCGCCGTGTGCCGGGAGGAGTTCGACGCCACCCGCCGGGTCGCGCTCGAGGCTTCCGACGCGGTGAGCCCGGCCGCGGTGTGCCGGGCGACGTCCGCAGACGTCCTCCAAGCGTGTCGTGCGGTGCAGGGCGCGGCGCACGCGCGCATCATGATCGTGGTGCCCGCTTCCGACGAAATCGCCGACGCGATGGTGCATCGCACCGCCGCCGAAGCGCTGCGCGACGCCGTCGACCTGGTGCGGCTGGTCCGCGACTCCGGCACCGGCGTCATCCCCGATGTCTGCTTCGCCGACGCACCTCGTGCCGACATCGCGTTGATGGCGGCCGCCGCCGGCGAGCTGACCGCCGCCGGAGCGGGCCTGATCATCGTGGCCGACACGACCGGGGACCTGTTGCCCGCGCGGGCGGGCCGGCTCTTCGCCCGGCTGCGCGCCCAGGCCGGGCCGGCCGTGGTGTTCGTCACCCACCTGCACAACGACCTCGGCCTCGGCCTGGCCAACACCCTGGAGGGCGTCCGCGCCGGCGTCCGCGGCGTCTCCTCCTCCTGGCTCGGGGTCGCCGAGCGCAGCGGCATGGTCGCCACCGAACAGCTGCTGTTCCTGCTCGCCCACCGCACCGCGGAACTGCTCGGCGACGACGCGGACCTGTGGCACACCGCCCCCGACCTCACCCGCCTGCCCGCCATCGCCCGTGCCGTCGCCGGCGAAACCGGCCTTCCCCTCTCCGTGACCACCCCGATCGTCGGCACCGGCGTGGGCACCATCTCCACCGGCACCCCCTTCGTCCGGCCCGCCACGTTCCAGCCGTTCGACCCCGAAGCCGTGCTCGGCATCGCACCGACGGTCCTGCTGACCCACCTGGCCAGCGGACGCGTCGTGCGTTCGGTGGCCGCCCGGCTCGGCTACGAACTGACCCGCGAGGAAACCACGACCGCGCTCGAATGGGTGAAATCGGAAGCCTACCGCCGCAACCACCCCGTCATCCCCGACGCGGACTTCGCCGAATTCCTCGCCACCCGACGCGAACCGGCGGCGGTGTGA
- a CDS encoding salicylate synthase — MTGTALRISAAERVPFAGNGLAAAAGLCAGSREGHVLYENGGRVRWAEGELAVVELRADGRVSVAVDGRRSSFSGGGAPLTAVGEALAEAGTAVAGERWRAYGWASFELSHLLSGSSRGSEPVLRLTVPEREIELDEGAAVLRARTEDELGPLRERLATASAAAGTELVEVDLEQGAEAYRRAVSDAVGAIRAGTLDKVILSRRVTVPGPIDLAATYLTGRRANAPARSFLVRQGDWEAAGFSPEIVATVTPDGIAVTQPLAGTRALVGDAELDRARRDELGRDPKEVYEHAISVRLSATELAEVCVPGSVRVGDFMSVRERGSVQHLGSEVTGRLRPGTGCWAALAALFPAVTASGIPKAAACRLIEEAEPGHRGLYSGAVLTVDSAGALDAALVLRSMFRRDGRTWLQAGAGIVAQSDPERELEETREKLRSISRFLVRAGS, encoded by the coding sequence ATGACGGGAACCGCGCTGAGGATCTCGGCTGCCGAGCGCGTGCCGTTCGCCGGGAACGGCCTCGCCGCGGCCGCCGGCCTGTGCGCCGGCAGCCGGGAAGGGCACGTGCTCTACGAGAACGGTGGCCGGGTGCGCTGGGCCGAGGGCGAACTGGCCGTGGTCGAACTCCGTGCCGATGGCCGCGTGTCGGTGGCCGTGGACGGCAGGCGGTCGTCGTTCTCCGGCGGTGGGGCTCCGCTGACGGCCGTCGGTGAGGCGCTGGCCGAGGCGGGGACCGCCGTCGCCGGGGAACGGTGGCGCGCCTACGGCTGGGCGAGCTTCGAACTGAGCCACTTGCTCTCCGGCTCCTCGAGAGGCTCCGAGCCGGTGCTCCGGCTCACCGTACCGGAGCGGGAGATCGAGCTCGACGAGGGCGCGGCGGTGCTCCGGGCCCGGACCGAAGACGAGCTGGGGCCGCTGCGGGAGCGGCTGGCGACCGCCTCCGCCGCCGCGGGAACCGAGCTGGTCGAGGTGGACCTGGAGCAGGGGGCCGAGGCGTACCGCCGGGCGGTGTCCGACGCCGTGGGGGCCATCCGGGCCGGCACGCTCGACAAGGTCATCCTCTCCCGCCGCGTCACCGTGCCCGGCCCGATCGACCTGGCGGCCACGTACCTGACCGGCCGCCGGGCCAACGCTCCCGCGCGGTCCTTCCTCGTGCGCCAGGGAGACTGGGAAGCCGCCGGGTTCAGCCCGGAGATCGTGGCCACGGTGACCCCGGACGGGATCGCCGTCACCCAGCCGCTGGCCGGGACGAGAGCACTGGTGGGTGACGCCGAGCTGGACCGGGCCCGGCGGGACGAGCTCGGCCGCGACCCCAAGGAGGTCTACGAACACGCGATCTCCGTGCGTCTTTCGGCCACCGAGCTGGCGGAGGTCTGCGTACCGGGCAGCGTGCGCGTCGGCGACTTCATGTCGGTCCGGGAACGGGGCAGCGTCCAGCACCTGGGCTCCGAGGTCACCGGCCGGCTGCGACCGGGCACCGGGTGCTGGGCCGCGCTGGCGGCGCTGTTCCCGGCGGTGACCGCGTCCGGGATCCCCAAGGCCGCGGCCTGCCGGCTCATCGAAGAGGCCGAGCCGGGCCACCGCGGGCTCTACAGCGGAGCCGTGCTGACCGTCGACTCGGCCGGCGCCCTGGACGCGGCCCTCGTGCTGCGCAGCATGTTCCGGCGGGACGGGCGGACGTGGCTGCAGGCCGGCGCCGGGATCGTCGCGCAGTCCGATCCGGAGCGGGAGCTGGAGGAAACCCGGGAGAAACTGCGCAGCATCAGCCGCTTCCTGGTGCGAGCCGGTTCCTAG
- a CDS encoding cytochrome P450 — translation MRHHPPFPFAIWRFTTEDVELGGVTIPKDATVLLSLAAANRDPRVFADADAVCPHRQNEPTHLAFGSGVHRCVGAWLARLELSVALPALFRRFPRLSLATPADELVWTSMVFDRRLESLPVWLDGRPR, via the coding sequence CTGCGGCACCACCCGCCGTTTCCGTTCGCCATCTGGCGGTTCACCACCGAAGACGTCGAACTGGGCGGGGTCACCATCCCGAAGGACGCGACGGTGCTGCTGTCACTGGCCGCGGCCAACCGCGATCCACGGGTGTTCGCGGACGCGGACGCGGTCTGCCCGCACCGGCAGAACGAGCCGACGCACCTGGCCTTCGGCAGCGGGGTGCACCGGTGCGTGGGTGCCTGGCTGGCCCGGCTGGAGCTGTCGGTGGCCCTGCCCGCGCTGTTCCGCCGGTTCCCGCGGCTGAGCCTGGCCACCCCGGCCGACGAACTGGTGTGGACGAGCATGGTGTTCGACCGGCGGCTGGAGTCGTTGCCGGTGTGGCTGGACGGGCGTCCGCGGTGA
- a CDS encoding acyl carrier protein — protein sequence MSTRFDVVEVLTGQLARVLEIPPDRIRPEDQLAYLPNVDSLRLLDAIAGAEDALRTKVDEDDLVGVRTVAELAALFAGGGPLVTPPLLPRPPHDRDYVEG from the coding sequence GTGAGCACGCGGTTCGACGTGGTCGAGGTCCTGACCGGGCAGCTGGCGCGGGTGCTGGAGATCCCGCCGGACCGGATCCGGCCGGAGGACCAGCTCGCCTACCTGCCCAACGTCGATTCGTTGCGGCTGCTGGACGCCATCGCCGGCGCCGAGGACGCACTGCGGACGAAGGTCGACGAGGACGACCTGGTGGGCGTGCGGACGGTGGCCGAGCTGGCCGCCCTGTTCGCAGGCGGGGGGCCGCTCGTGACACCCCCGTTGCTGCCGCGGCCGCCCCACGACCGCGACTACGTCGAGGGTTAA
- a CDS encoding hydroxymethylglutaryl-CoA reductase has product MHISRTSRRQREELLAALLAHDEELIAALETTLTESEVAGNVENFVGAVPVPLGLCGPVLVHGRHAVGEFVVPMATMEGALVASYSRGAKMLRASGGCEVLVTADRFLRGIHCRVDTLDDAQALVVWCRAQEAVLSAVAEKTSGHLLVQRFGYDHVGSTVLVSAEFTTGDAMGSNMASKAIAAVSEYIVAHSGVEVETFLPYPEDKKPIPGRLKGKAVTARAVLAADVVASHGRTDVARVDRYVQAYRSTLARHGSSSLNIHVVNGMAALFQAFGQDMAYLGECSQGIVDSRVTSGGDWEISLTLPTLVVGTVGGGTGLPAFQATLGMVDCVGSEKARKLAEIIAAVLLAGEVGCAIAQCAGEFVAAHEALGRNSPVSAH; this is encoded by the coding sequence ATGCACATTTCGCGCACCAGCAGGCGGCAGCGGGAGGAACTGCTGGCCGCCCTGCTGGCCCACGACGAAGAGCTGATCGCCGCGTTGGAGACGACGCTCACCGAATCGGAGGTCGCGGGCAACGTCGAAAACTTCGTCGGTGCCGTCCCCGTCCCGCTGGGGCTTTGTGGTCCCGTCCTCGTACACGGGCGGCACGCGGTGGGCGAATTCGTGGTTCCGATGGCCACGATGGAGGGTGCCCTGGTGGCCTCCTACAGCCGCGGCGCGAAGATGCTCAGGGCGTCGGGGGGCTGCGAAGTCCTCGTGACGGCCGACCGGTTCCTGCGGGGCATCCACTGCCGGGTGGACACCCTCGACGATGCCCAAGCCCTCGTGGTGTGGTGCCGGGCCCAGGAAGCGGTGCTTTCCGCCGTGGCGGAGAAAACGAGCGGGCACCTGCTCGTGCAGCGGTTCGGCTACGACCACGTCGGCTCCACGGTGCTGGTTTCGGCCGAATTCACCACCGGTGACGCCATGGGCAGCAACATGGCGAGCAAGGCGATCGCCGCGGTGTCGGAGTACATCGTCGCCCACAGTGGCGTCGAGGTGGAAACGTTCCTGCCGTACCCGGAAGACAAGAAGCCCATTCCCGGGCGGCTGAAGGGCAAAGCGGTGACCGCGCGAGCGGTGCTCGCGGCGGACGTCGTCGCTTCGCACGGCCGAACGGACGTGGCCCGGGTGGACCGGTACGTCCAGGCATACCGGAGCACGCTGGCGCGCCACGGCAGTTCCTCGCTCAACATCCACGTCGTCAACGGCATGGCCGCCCTGTTCCAGGCCTTCGGTCAGGACATGGCCTACCTGGGCGAGTGTTCGCAGGGCATCGTCGACTCCCGCGTCACCAGCGGCGGCGACTGGGAGATCTCCCTCACCCTGCCCACCCTTGTCGTGGGAACGGTCGGCGGTGGGACGGGCCTTCCGGCCTTCCAGGCGACGCTCGGCATGGTCGACTGCGTCGGGTCCGAGAAGGCGCGGAAACTCGCCGAGATCATCGCCGCGGTGTTGCTGGCCGGCGAAGTCGGGTGCGCGATCGCCCAGTGCGCGGGCGAGTTCGTCGCCGCGCACGAAGCCCTGGGACGCAACAGCCCGGTTTCTGCGCATTAG
- a CDS encoding glycosyltransferase, producing MTRVIMAAIPFPGHVNPLRPIAAHLVAEGHDVTFVTGTNLRDAVLSTGAAFHPLQGQADYDGPEVYQSVPELTRVAPGVEQIAVYLTEVLAKPMREQHEAVQEVLAQQPDTPTIVLHEMYFNGLWPIQLGAPGIRPAEVIGLGVTVLPVYSADTPPFGLGLLPDASPAGRERNARLNAEVRAAYAPAQRLAEQLVRDCGGTGTLPSYFDAQVVVADRFLHLSIPSMEYPRSDLPASVRFVGVPWEADHQDVPLPDWWNEVLEAGQVVLVSQGTVSNADFSELVLPTIEALAGQDCLVVATTGGRPVSDLGVLPANVRAAEYIPYTRLLPHVDVFISNGGFGGMQMALSRGVPLVLAGETEEKKDSTAHAAWTGAAVNLATSRPSAAAVGRAVHAVLHDDSYRLAARRLQAEYAEYDALRSITDIVEAAAEPSVVAR from the coding sequence ATGACACGCGTGATCATGGCGGCGATTCCCTTTCCCGGCCATGTGAACCCGCTCCGGCCCATCGCCGCGCACCTGGTCGCCGAGGGGCATGACGTCACCTTCGTCACGGGCACCAACCTGCGGGATGCCGTTCTGAGCACCGGTGCGGCCTTCCACCCGCTCCAGGGGCAGGCCGACTACGACGGTCCGGAGGTCTACCAGTCCGTTCCCGAGCTCACCCGGGTCGCGCCGGGGGTCGAGCAGATCGCCGTCTACCTCACCGAGGTACTGGCCAAGCCCATGCGGGAACAGCACGAGGCCGTCCAGGAAGTCCTGGCGCAGCAACCCGACACGCCGACGATCGTGCTGCACGAGATGTACTTCAACGGCCTGTGGCCGATCCAGCTCGGTGCGCCGGGGATCCGGCCGGCCGAGGTGATCGGCCTCGGTGTCACGGTGCTCCCGGTGTACAGCGCCGACACCCCGCCGTTCGGCTTGGGCCTGCTGCCCGACGCTTCTCCGGCCGGGCGGGAGCGCAACGCCCGGCTCAACGCGGAGGTGCGTGCGGCGTACGCTCCCGCGCAGCGCCTCGCGGAGCAGCTCGTCCGCGACTGTGGCGGGACAGGAACTCTGCCGTCCTACTTCGACGCGCAGGTCGTGGTGGCCGATCGCTTCCTGCACCTGTCCATTCCGTCCATGGAGTACCCGCGCAGCGACCTGCCCGCCTCGGTCCGGTTCGTGGGCGTGCCGTGGGAGGCCGACCACCAGGACGTGCCGCTGCCGGACTGGTGGAACGAGGTGCTCGAAGCCGGGCAGGTGGTCCTCGTTTCCCAGGGCACGGTCAGCAACGCCGACTTCTCCGAACTGGTGCTGCCCACCATCGAGGCGCTGGCCGGCCAGGACTGCCTCGTGGTCGCGACCACCGGCGGCCGTCCGGTGAGCGACCTCGGCGTGCTGCCCGCCAACGTCCGCGCCGCCGAGTACATCCCGTACACCCGGTTGCTTCCGCACGTCGACGTGTTCATCAGCAACGGCGGGTTCGGTGGCATGCAGATGGCCCTCAGCCGCGGCGTTCCGCTCGTCCTGGCGGGGGAGACCGAGGAGAAGAAGGACTCCACCGCGCACGCCGCCTGGACCGGCGCGGCCGTCAACCTCGCGACGAGCCGGCCGAGTGCCGCCGCGGTCGGCCGGGCGGTGCACGCGGTGCTGCACGACGATTCCTACCGCCTCGCCGCGCGGCGGCTGCAGGCCGAGTACGCCGAGTACGACGCCCTGCGCAGCATCACCGACATCGTCGAAGCCGCGGCGGAACCGTCAGTGGTGGCGCGGTGA
- a CDS encoding SDR family NAD(P)-dependent oxidoreductase: MTAPWEVSADTHLGDYVLRPGAGDDDRVAVVDRSRGGRVEWTYGQLRAAVAGLAAWLRGAGVGDDDAVVVLTENSAEFVVAYHGILAAGAVVLALDPRDTAERWRTAITNTGAKALIAETALEPPELPLPTVCVGPGTPGGTPWDEAVATPPRPLSPRGGERTAVLMRSSGTLGVPKLIQVSHRNLTANLGQIAHLHRVRGDDVVLSVPPLRHVYGMQMAMNPVLRAGATLVIGATPFSAADFTRDVTEDGVSLAYLVPSVVAELGAAGRPLPSLRLVVSGGAPLPSVDAGRCAASLGVPVVQGFGMTEAGCVSFTPDGAEVPPDSVGVLVPGTEVRFTGGDAADCGELWLRGPQIARASAGSDGWLRTGDLVSRDADGFLRITGRAKTLIKYKGHQVSPAELEEVVTGHPAVAEAFVAGVPDPIAGEIPKAYVVLHERVPLAEITAYVADRVAPHKRVRAIERVRSIPRSSTGKRVRPPALRVLVTGGGHGLGRTFAEALAAAGLSVAVTGRDRDALEETVDGIRRAGGSATGVRLDVTDEDSVTRGVERAVAELGGLDVLVNNAGVPGPLAPLWTVDETQWRRVFEVGLFGAVRVTRAVLPALTGRVVNVVSRAGTIGWPYVSAYAATKAALISVTTSLSGELAGSGRVTVAFDPGLVDAGMTRSHLDRGRTGNPWEDDILAWTVKARQAGRFTAVEDSAAALVAVVTGAADHAGGRYVRPEDVLPRVRPRASSVTSAAAGD, from the coding sequence GCGATGACGACGCCGTGGTCGTCCTGACCGAGAACAGCGCCGAGTTCGTGGTGGCCTACCACGGGATCCTCGCGGCCGGTGCGGTGGTGCTCGCGCTGGATCCGCGGGACACCGCCGAGCGGTGGCGCACCGCGATCACCAACACCGGGGCGAAGGCGCTGATCGCCGAGACGGCCCTCGAACCACCGGAACTCCCGCTGCCGACCGTCTGCGTCGGCCCCGGCACGCCGGGCGGAACGCCGTGGGACGAGGCCGTGGCGACGCCACCGCGTCCCCTGTCCCCGCGCGGAGGTGAGCGGACTGCGGTACTGATGAGGTCGAGCGGCACCCTGGGCGTGCCGAAGCTCATCCAGGTGTCGCACCGCAACCTGACCGCCAACCTCGGCCAGATCGCCCACCTGCACCGGGTGCGGGGCGACGACGTCGTCCTGTCGGTGCCGCCGCTGCGCCACGTCTACGGGATGCAGATGGCGATGAACCCGGTACTGCGGGCGGGCGCCACCCTGGTCATCGGCGCGACCCCGTTTTCGGCCGCGGACTTCACCCGCGACGTCACCGAAGACGGCGTGTCACTGGCGTACCTGGTCCCGAGCGTGGTGGCCGAGCTCGGTGCGGCCGGGCGGCCCCTGCCGTCGCTGCGGCTGGTCGTCTCGGGGGGCGCGCCGTTGCCCTCGGTGGACGCGGGCCGCTGCGCCGCGAGCCTCGGCGTGCCGGTGGTGCAGGGCTTCGGGATGACCGAGGCGGGCTGCGTGAGCTTCACCCCCGACGGTGCCGAGGTCCCGCCCGACTCCGTCGGTGTGCTGGTCCCGGGCACCGAGGTGCGGTTCACCGGGGGCGATGCAGCGGACTGCGGCGAGTTGTGGTTGCGCGGACCGCAGATCGCCCGCGCGTCGGCGGGCTCGGACGGCTGGCTGCGCACCGGTGACCTGGTGAGCCGGGACGCGGACGGTTTCCTGCGGATCACCGGACGGGCGAAGACGCTGATCAAGTACAAGGGGCACCAGGTTTCGCCCGCCGAGCTGGAAGAGGTGGTGACCGGCCACCCCGCGGTGGCCGAAGCCTTTGTCGCGGGCGTGCCCGACCCGATCGCCGGCGAGATCCCGAAGGCCTACGTCGTGCTTCACGAGCGAGTCCCCCTCGCGGAGATCACCGCCTACGTCGCGGATCGCGTGGCACCGCACAAACGGGTGCGGGCCATCGAGCGGGTCCGGTCGATCCCGCGCTCCTCGACCGGCAAGCGGGTACGGCCCCCGGCGCTGCGGGTGCTCGTCACCGGCGGCGGACACGGGCTGGGCCGGACGTTCGCGGAGGCGCTGGCCGCCGCGGGGTTGTCCGTGGCCGTCACCGGTCGCGACCGGGACGCCTTGGAGGAGACCGTCGACGGGATCCGGCGGGCCGGCGGATCCGCGACCGGGGTGCGCCTCGACGTGACGGACGAAGATTCGGTGACCCGCGGGGTCGAGCGGGCCGTGGCCGAGCTGGGTGGCCTCGACGTGCTGGTGAACAACGCGGGTGTCCCCGGTCCGCTCGCTCCGCTGTGGACGGTGGACGAGACGCAGTGGCGGCGGGTGTTCGAAGTCGGGCTCTTCGGAGCGGTGCGGGTGACGCGGGCGGTGCTGCCCGCGCTCACCGGACGCGTGGTGAACGTGGTGAGCCGGGCGGGCACGATCGGCTGGCCGTACGTGAGCGCCTACGCGGCCACCAAGGCGGCGTTGATCTCGGTGACCACGAGCCTGTCCGGCGAGTTGGCCGGCTCCGGGCGGGTGACGGTGGCGTTCGACCCGGGGCTGGTCGACGCCGGGATGACCCGGTCTCATCTGGACCGCGGCCGGACGGGGAACCCCTGGGAAGACGACATTCTGGCGTGGACGGTGAAGGCCCGCCAGGCCGGGCGGTTCACGGCCGTCGAAGACTCGGCGGCCGCGCTGGTCGCCGTCGTTACGGGCGCCGCCGACCACGCGGGAGGCCGGTACGTCCGGCCGGAGGACGTGCTGCCGCGAGTCCGGCCGCGCGCGTCCTCGGTCACCAGTGCGGCAGCAGGGGACTGA